A portion of the Saimiri boliviensis isolate mSaiBol1 chromosome 1, mSaiBol1.pri, whole genome shotgun sequence genome contains these proteins:
- the LOC141581045 gene encoding large ribosomal subunit protein eL37, translating to MTKGTSSFGKRRNKTHTLCRRCGSKAYHLQKSTCGKCGYPAKRKRKYNWSAKAKRRNTTGTGRMRHLKIVYRRFRHGFREGTTPKPKRAAVAASSSS from the coding sequence ATGACGAAGGGAACGTCATCGTTTGGGAAGCGTCGTAATAAGACGCACACGTTGTGCCGCCGCTGTGGCTCTAAGGCCTACCACCTTCAGAAGTCGACCTGCGGCAAATGTGGCTACCCCGCCAAGCGCAAGAGAAAGTATAACTGGAGTGCCAAGGCTAAAAGACGAAATACCACCGGCACTGGTCGAATGAGGCATCTAAAAATTGTATATCGCAGATTCAGGCATGGATTCCGTGAAGGAACAACACCTAAACCCAAGAGGGCAGCTGTTGCAGCATCCAGTTCCTCTTAA